Proteins encoded by one window of Crassostrea angulata isolate pt1a10 chromosome 9, ASM2561291v2, whole genome shotgun sequence:
- the LOC128162879 gene encoding uncharacterized protein LOC128162879, with protein MVILFIAIIIMFQLSMGVSMHICSEKDGTCCVGYKWDLAHNICIPCEDGYLGTNCAFKCRYPTFGKQCQSLCNCDNQNCDYANGCIQPTKKYKNQSIMHKISITITKRSIELDNVTSYKGFSNVTTVATNLTNPVRESKHEMINTILFGMIGLAAVSFIIYMIYIYSISLEKRIVYTAPI; from the exons ATGGTGATTTTGTTTATTGCCATTATTATTATGTTCCAATTGTCTATGGGTGTATCTATGCACATCTGTTCAGA AAAAGATGGAACATGTTGTGTTGGATACAAGTGGGATCTTGCACATAATATATGTATAc cTTGTGAAGATGGATATTTAGGAACTAACTGTGCATTCAAATGTCGATATCCTACATTTGGAAAGCAGTGTCAGTCGTTGTGCAACTGTGATAATCAAAACTGTGATTATGCCAACGGTTGTATACAGCCTACAAAAA AATATAAGAATCAATCTATAATGCACAAAATCTCCATAACAATCACAAAAAGATCGATTGAACTTGATAACGTCACCAGTTATAAAG GTTTTTCCAATGTTACGACAGTCGCAACGAATTTAACTAATCCTGTTCGTGAATCAAAACATGAAATGATAAACACTATACTATTTGGTATGATCGGACTAGCAGCAGTGTCgtttatcatatatatgatatacatttaCAGTATATCATTAGAAAAACGTATTGTATACACAGCCCCTATTTAG
- the LOC128162884 gene encoding scavenger receptor class F member 2-like — MMTLFITLLILLQLSVKISMQICEGIYGTKCCNGYKWDFSHSKCIPCDNGFIGINCDIKCRYPWYGKNCQSVCDCDVPNCDYVNGCTKPTTNYKVHSTLHTNDKTVTKEQIKIYDVFSIKGLTGSSVQSEVLKTHHEGQNDMERHVNMTATLG, encoded by the exons atgatgactttgtttattacTCTTTTGATACTCCTCCAGTTGTCGGTAAAGATATCTATGCAAATATGTGAAGG AATATATGGAACAAAGTGTTGTAATGGGTACAAGTGGGATTTTTCACATAGTAAATGTATac CATGTGATAATGGATTCATTGGGATAAACTGTGATATCAAGTGTCGATATCCATGGTATGGTAAGAACTGTCAGTCTGTGTGTGACTGTGATGTCCCAAACTGTGACTATGTCAACGGTTGTACAAAGCCTACAACAA ATTATAAGGTTCATTCTACCTTACACACGAACGACAAGACCGTTACAAAAGAACAAATTAAGATATATGACGTCTTCAGTATTAAAG GCTTGACCGGAAGTTCAGTGCAATCGGAAGTGTTGAAGACTCACCATGAAGGCCAGAACGACATGGAACGTCACGTCAACATGACCGCTACATTAGGGTAA